Proteins encoded within one genomic window of Pygocentrus nattereri isolate fPygNat1 chromosome 11, fPygNat1.pri, whole genome shotgun sequence:
- the LOC108415318 gene encoding GTPase IMAP family member 8-like isoform X2 → MSLDQGSESGADSLRLPMELRAVVFGGKFAGKTTLINAVFGKGFLLTKKRTAQCEKVQGNVCGRKLTLVDTPGWWKHFPLSDTANFLKKELVQGVSFCKPGPHAILLVIEIDIPFTEKHRTAAVDHLALLGDQIWTQTLVLFTRSRSLGNRTIEEHIEKEGEALKWLIERCGNRYHVFDSTVLDNTSQVKQLLEKIEGMVQINDGAHFQIETKILEEAAEWKTTVMTRAESRKRKQQERLDKEELRIALLGWVVAGKSSAGNTILNKKVFVTDQSTLKCQSGHGEVDGRSVTVLDTPSWFKYFPAQYTPAWIKSGIFNGVCQTLTPPHCILLVIPADTSFHEEQRKVIEENMSLLGEQVWKHTILLFTSGDILGDVTIEQHIESEGEALQWVVEKCENRYHIFNNEERENRVQVTELLQKIDQMMAQNSSFQPNTDTTGGIQTKQEEHAQIETTDEYNLQDIVQFVDEEWRRRDKELWKRVSKVMKDIKAQRGSMDFPLDLSETRLNTETEDHTDEKVSQTEATEFCYVGAVQDEAKSSLKLKDHIKEMLDREWSRREEAVMGRFLEMLSELRHGETCLNTETGDSVDEEVTQTESCNVGTVQDEAESSLTLKDQIKEMLDRDWSRREETLMGRFLDILSNQAWEIQSDPTDDDKERAQTKVSQWLQKYSEGYSSASSSVQSHN, encoded by the exons AGCTCAGAGCTGTGGTGTTCGGGGGGAAGTTTGCCGGGAAGACCACGCTGATTAATGCCGTATTTGGAAAGGGTTTCCTGCTGACAAAGAAGAGGACTGCTCAGTGTGAGAAGGTACAGGGAAATGTGTGTGGAAGAAAGCTGACGTTGGTTGACACTCCAGGCTGGTGGAAACATTTTCCATTGAGCGACACTGCAAACTTTCTGAAAAAGGAGCTTGTTCAAGGAGTTTCTTTTTGCAAGCCAGGACCCCACGCGATCCTATTGGTCATCGAGATCGACATTCCATTCACAGAGAAGCACAGGACAGCTGCAGTGGACCACCTTGCACTCCTCGGTGACCAGATCTGGACACAGACTCTTGTGCTGTTCACTAGAAGCCGCTCTCTGGGGAACAGAACTATTGAGGAGCACattgaaaaagagggagaagcTCTAAAGTGGCTGATAGAGAGATGTGGCAACAGATATCATGTCTTTGACAGTACAGTCTTAGACAATACATCTCAGGTGAAACAGCTGCTGGAGAAGATTGAGGGCATGGTGCAAATAAATGATGGTGCTCATTTCCAAATTGAGACAAAGATACTGGAGGAGGCTGCAGAGTGGAAGACAACTGTGATGACCAGAGCAGAGtccagaaagagaaaacaacaaGAACGACTTGACAAAGAGG AGCTGAGAATTGCGTTGCTGGGTTGGGTGGTTGCTGGGAAGAGTTCAGCTGGAAATACCATCCTTAACAAAAAAGTGTTTGTTACTGATCAAAGTACTCTTAAATGTCAAAGTGGACATGGGGAAGTGGATGGAAGATCAGTAACTGTGCTCGATACACCCAGCTGGTTTAAGTACTTTCCTGCTCAGTACACGCCAGCATGGATAAAGTCTGGAATTTTTAATGGTGTATGTCAGACTCTCACCCCCCCGCATTGCATACTTCTAGTGATTCCTGCAGATACATCATTCCACGAGGAACAGAGAAAAGTCATTGAAGAGAATATGAGCTTACTTGGAGAGCAGGTGTGGAAACACACCATTTTACTTTTCACATCAGGTGACATACTTGGAGACGTGACCATAGAGCAGCACATTGAGAGTGAAGGTGAAGCTCTGCAGTGGGTGGTCGAGAAATGTGAGAACAGATATCACATCTTCAacaatgaggagagagagaatcgTGTTCAGGTTACGGAGCTGCTCCAGAAGATTGATCAGATGATGGCTCAAAACAGTTCATTCCAACCGAATACTGACACGACTGGTGGAATTCAGACAAAGCAAGAAGAACATGCACAAATAGAGACTACTGATGAATATAACCTACAGGATATTGTCCAATTCGTGGATGAGGAATGGAGAAGAAGGGACAAGGAGCTTTGGAAAAGGGTTTCAAAGGTGATGAAGGACATAAAGGCACAAAGGGGAAGTATGGATTTCCCTCTTGACC TGAGTGAGACGAGAttaaacacagagacagaagaCCACACTGATGAGAAAGTGTCTCAAACAGAGGCAACAGAGTTCTGCT ATGTAGGAGCAGTTCAGGATGAGGCTAAAAGCAGCCTGAAACTCAAGGATCACATTAAAGAGATGCTTGATCGGGAGTGGAGCAGACGAGAAGAGGCAGTGATGGGAAGATTTCTGGAAATGTTGAGCGAGCTCAGACATG GCGAAACGTGTTTAAACACTGAGACAGGGGACAGCGTTGATGAGGAAGTGACTCAAACAGAGTCCTGCA ATGTAGGAACGGTTCAGGATGAGGCTGAAAGCAGCCTGACACTGAAGGATCAGATTAAAGAGATGCTTGATCGAGACTGGAGCAGACGAGAAGAGACACTGATGGGGAGATTTCTGGATATATTGAGCAATCAGGCATGGG AGATCCAGTCTGATCCAACTGACGATGACAAAGAAAGAGCCCAAACCAAAGTCTCGCAGTGGTTACAGAAGTACTCTGAAGGATATTCGTCGGCTTCAAGCAGTGTTCAGTCACACAACTGA
- the LOC108415318 gene encoding GTPase IMAP family member 8-like isoform X1, which yields MSLDQGSESGADSLRLPMELRAVVFGGKFAGKTTLINAVFGKGFLLTKKRTAQCEKVQGNVCGRKLTLVDTPGWWKHFPLSDTANFLKKELVQGVSFCKPGPHAILLVIEIDIPFTEKHRTAAVDHLALLGDQIWTQTLVLFTRSRSLGNRTIEEHIEKEGEALKWLIERCGNRYHVFDSTVLDNTSQVKQLLEKIEGMVQINDGAHFQIETKILEEAAEWKTTVMTRAESRKRKQQERLDKEELRIALLGWVVAGKSSAGNTILNKKVFVTDQSTLKCQSGHGEVDGRSVTVLDTPSWFKYFPAQYTPAWIKSGIFNGVCQTLTPPHCILLVIPADTSFHEEQRKVIEENMSLLGEQVWKHTILLFTSGDILGDVTIEQHIESEGEALQWVVEKCENRYHIFNNEERENRVQVTELLQKIDQMMAQNSSFQPNTDTTGGIQTKQEEHAQIETTDEYNLQDIVQFVDEEWRRRDKELWKRVSKVMKDIKAQRGSMDFPLDLSETRLNTETEDHTDEKVSQTEATEFCYVGAVQDEAKSSLKLKDHIKEMLDREWSRREEAVMGRFLEMLSELRHVGETCLNTETGDSVDEEVTQTESCNVGTVQDEAESSLTLKDQIKEMLDRDWSRREETLMGRFLDILSNQAWEIQSDPTDDDKERAQTKVSQWLQKYSEGYSSASSSVQSHN from the exons AGCTCAGAGCTGTGGTGTTCGGGGGGAAGTTTGCCGGGAAGACCACGCTGATTAATGCCGTATTTGGAAAGGGTTTCCTGCTGACAAAGAAGAGGACTGCTCAGTGTGAGAAGGTACAGGGAAATGTGTGTGGAAGAAAGCTGACGTTGGTTGACACTCCAGGCTGGTGGAAACATTTTCCATTGAGCGACACTGCAAACTTTCTGAAAAAGGAGCTTGTTCAAGGAGTTTCTTTTTGCAAGCCAGGACCCCACGCGATCCTATTGGTCATCGAGATCGACATTCCATTCACAGAGAAGCACAGGACAGCTGCAGTGGACCACCTTGCACTCCTCGGTGACCAGATCTGGACACAGACTCTTGTGCTGTTCACTAGAAGCCGCTCTCTGGGGAACAGAACTATTGAGGAGCACattgaaaaagagggagaagcTCTAAAGTGGCTGATAGAGAGATGTGGCAACAGATATCATGTCTTTGACAGTACAGTCTTAGACAATACATCTCAGGTGAAACAGCTGCTGGAGAAGATTGAGGGCATGGTGCAAATAAATGATGGTGCTCATTTCCAAATTGAGACAAAGATACTGGAGGAGGCTGCAGAGTGGAAGACAACTGTGATGACCAGAGCAGAGtccagaaagagaaaacaacaaGAACGACTTGACAAAGAGG AGCTGAGAATTGCGTTGCTGGGTTGGGTGGTTGCTGGGAAGAGTTCAGCTGGAAATACCATCCTTAACAAAAAAGTGTTTGTTACTGATCAAAGTACTCTTAAATGTCAAAGTGGACATGGGGAAGTGGATGGAAGATCAGTAACTGTGCTCGATACACCCAGCTGGTTTAAGTACTTTCCTGCTCAGTACACGCCAGCATGGATAAAGTCTGGAATTTTTAATGGTGTATGTCAGACTCTCACCCCCCCGCATTGCATACTTCTAGTGATTCCTGCAGATACATCATTCCACGAGGAACAGAGAAAAGTCATTGAAGAGAATATGAGCTTACTTGGAGAGCAGGTGTGGAAACACACCATTTTACTTTTCACATCAGGTGACATACTTGGAGACGTGACCATAGAGCAGCACATTGAGAGTGAAGGTGAAGCTCTGCAGTGGGTGGTCGAGAAATGTGAGAACAGATATCACATCTTCAacaatgaggagagagagaatcgTGTTCAGGTTACGGAGCTGCTCCAGAAGATTGATCAGATGATGGCTCAAAACAGTTCATTCCAACCGAATACTGACACGACTGGTGGAATTCAGACAAAGCAAGAAGAACATGCACAAATAGAGACTACTGATGAATATAACCTACAGGATATTGTCCAATTCGTGGATGAGGAATGGAGAAGAAGGGACAAGGAGCTTTGGAAAAGGGTTTCAAAGGTGATGAAGGACATAAAGGCACAAAGGGGAAGTATGGATTTCCCTCTTGACC TGAGTGAGACGAGAttaaacacagagacagaagaCCACACTGATGAGAAAGTGTCTCAAACAGAGGCAACAGAGTTCTGCT ATGTAGGAGCAGTTCAGGATGAGGCTAAAAGCAGCCTGAAACTCAAGGATCACATTAAAGAGATGCTTGATCGGGAGTGGAGCAGACGAGAAGAGGCAGTGATGGGAAGATTTCTGGAAATGTTGAGCGAGCTCAGACATG TAGGCGAAACGTGTTTAAACACTGAGACAGGGGACAGCGTTGATGAGGAAGTGACTCAAACAGAGTCCTGCA ATGTAGGAACGGTTCAGGATGAGGCTGAAAGCAGCCTGACACTGAAGGATCAGATTAAAGAGATGCTTGATCGAGACTGGAGCAGACGAGAAGAGACACTGATGGGGAGATTTCTGGATATATTGAGCAATCAGGCATGGG AGATCCAGTCTGATCCAACTGACGATGACAAAGAAAGAGCCCAAACCAAAGTCTCGCAGTGGTTACAGAAGTACTCTGAAGGATATTCGTCGGCTTCAAGCAGTGTTCAGTCACACAACTGA